One genomic segment of Falco peregrinus isolate bFalPer1 chromosome 7, bFalPer1.pri, whole genome shotgun sequence includes these proteins:
- the MAP10 gene encoding microtubule-associated protein 10 codes for MAAAEGLFSLELLVEAVRVAAAPGPALRPVVALRLLDFPTLLLGPAAAAPPLRPGRALPFGRGKRCLFRWCRASLCAALRRRPLRALLLALPAELAPGSPRLLGSCDVSLAPAAAELLRQPGVPASCGRRGRFPLRDAAGRPVGELVLGYRLTSLEAGEEPPPPGPASPRAATPPASSPEPGDEEGEEEDEEEVEELEGNIFCPPVLYYSCKPAESHLVPAAAAAGQWQHVEAWRPQEKDMGQNPPRPSAGPSLLHPVSPRQLHNTLGQLPLLSALLAELSVLTRDAMPAAVHPHLAWLHQAPGSSGMAPQPPSCSSAPRPAEALVGPGGSSGGASPQFKQGGQEATSPASFWAGRGLKKAIPQGETGSEGNCKTKENKPPRKKLLYGLTNTLRLRLRQTNPDKLIIHERREQYRKKQMEMLKKSPSSKRKLLRNAGEQHGVFDRHCSKGDSSKQNNQFDKTVEASLPNSALREHVSVAGDGSPDLQKQAIVNLLKSNVVASKEHPCKVTTAPFLGETAFRSAHKEKYAKVQLPAAFASDANAKGSNEEAIHLIHRKTTEHDDASIVSDHKPSRSRSVENNSEFIYSDDFVASPENTVYSEDFTSAECTGRDSEALDSSPEPLWLESPKQGWSDTEPESSKSRISKTSQRAGSTSDLLPVPSASSPVQSLKRNRDLNTSKRTSVESVDSLNLAQMEASLLDEEQEVQEISKKENRRDQHIKQVSTQRSKVRSDTDLNTGKGQTSAGKSQAVTQVSSYLPSNMSDLELGVLENSMSDKEDDFLGKLLIPNQYKDISELVINKLPGYTM; via the coding sequence atggcggcggcggaggggctGTTCTCGCTGGAGCTGTTGGTGGAGGCGGTGCGGGTagcggcggcgccgggccccgcgcTGCGCCCGGTCGTGGCGCTGCGCCTCTTGGACTTCCCCACTCTCCTGctgggccccgccgccgccgcgccgcccctgCGGCCGGGGCGGGCCTTGCCCTTCGGCCGCGGCAAGCGCTGCCTCTTCCGCTGGTGCCGGGCCTCGCTCTGCGCTGCGCTGCGCCGCCGGCCGCTCCGCGCTCTGCTGCTGGCGCTGCCCGCCGAGCTCGCCCCGGGCTCCCCCCGCCTCCTCGGCAGCTGCGACGTCTCCCTGGCCCCCGCCGCTGCCGAGCTGCTGCGGCAGCCCGGGGTGCCCGCCTCTTGCGGCCGCCGGGGCCGCTTCCCGCTGCGGGACGCCGCGGGGCGACCCGTCGGGGAGCTGGTCCTGGGCTACCGCCTCACCAGCCTGGAGGCCGGGGAGGAGCCGCCCCCGCCGGGTCCCGCTAGCCCCCGCGCTGCCACGCCGCCTGCCAGCTCCCCTGAGCCGGGGGacgaggagggagaggaggaggatgaggaggaggttGAAGAGCTGGAGGGCAACATTTTTTGCCCTCCCGTGCTCTATTACAGCTGCAAGCCTGCTGAGTCTCAtctggtgccagcagcagcggcTGCAGGGCAGTGGCAGCACGTTGAGGCCTGGAGACCGCAGGAGAAAGACATGGGCCAGAACCCCCCACGTCCCAGTGCTGGGCCCTCCTTGCTGCACCCCGTCAGCCCTCGACAGCTCCACAACACTCTGGGGCAGCTGCCGCTGCTTAgtgccttgctggcagagctgtcAGTGCTCACCCGTGATGCTATGCCTGCTGCTGTCCACCCCCATCTTGCTTGGCTCCACCAGGCCCCTGGGAGCAGTGGCatggccccccagccccccagctgctcctctgcccccaGGCCTGCAGAGGCACTTGTGGGGCCTGGTGGGAGCAGTGGAGGTGCCAGCCCTCAATTCAAGCAAGGTGGGCAGGAGGCCACCTCACCAGCATCATTTTGGGCTGGGAGAGGACTTAAGAAAGCTATACCCCAAGGAGAGACAGGCTCTGAAGGGAACTGCAAAactaaggaaaacaaacctcCCAGAAAGAAATTGTTGTATGGGCTGACAAATACATTGAGGCTACGGCTGCGGCAGACCAACCCTGATAAGCTGATAATTCATGAAAGGAGGGAGcagtacagaaaaaagcaaatggaaatgctgaagaaaagccCTTCATCCAAAAGAAAGCTGCTTAGAAATGCTGGAGAACAGCATGGGGTGTTTGACAGGCATTGTAGCAAGGGAGACAGTTCAAAGCAGAATAATCAGTTTGATAAAACTGTTGAGGCTTCATTACCAAACAGTGCTCTCAGAGAGCACGTTTCTGTGGCAGGAGATGGGTCCCCTGACCTGCAGAAACAGGCTATTGTAAATCTGCTGAAGAGCAATGTAGTTGCAAGCAAGGAACATCCGTGCAAAGTAACTACAGCCCCCTTCCTGGGGGAAACTGCATTCAGATCTGCTCACAAGGAAAAGTATGCGAAAGTCCAACTCCCAGCTGCTTTCGCATCAGATGCTAATGCAAAGGGAAGTAATGAGGAAGCAATACACTTAATCCATCGTAAAACCACAGAGCACGATGATGCATCCATTGTAAGTGATCATAAACCAAGCCGTAGCAGGAGTGTTGAAAACAACTCTGAATTCATATACTCGGATGACTTTGTTGCTAGTCCTGAGAACACAGTTTATTCAGAAGatttcaccagtgctgagtgtaCAGGCAGAGACTCGGAAGCTCTTGACAGCAGTCCTGAACCTCTGTGGCTTGAAAGTCCAAAGCAAGGTTGGTCGGATACAGAGCCAGAATCCAGCAAGTCCAGAATTTCAAAGACAAGTCAAAGAGCTGGAAGTACTTCAGATCTTCTGCCAGTTCCTTCAGCTTCATCTCCAGTTCAGTCTTTGAAGAGAAACCGTGACCTAAACACCAGCAAGAGAACTAGTGTTGAGTCTGTTGATTCACTTAACCTTGCTCAAATGGAGGCATCATTATTAGATGAAGAGCAAGAAGTCCAAGAGATCAGTAAGAAAGAGAACAGGAGGGATCAGCACATTAAACAAGTATCTACACAGAGAAGCAAAGTTAGGTCTGATACTGATCTGAATACAGGAAAGGGGCAGACCTCTGCAGGAAAAAGCCAGGCAGTAACTCAAGTTAGCTCCTACTTGCCGTCTAACATGTCTGATCTTGAACTTGGTGTCCTGGAAAACAGTATGTCAGACAAAGAGGATGATTTTCTGGGAAAACTACTCATTCCTAACCAATACAAAGACATCAGTGAACTTGTAATAAACAAACTTCCAGGATACACAATGTAA